From the genome of Triticum aestivum cultivar Chinese Spring chromosome 1A, IWGSC CS RefSeq v2.1, whole genome shotgun sequence:
ggcggcctgattagcatccgGAGGAAGAACCAGGggagtcggcggagtaggggccaccggaggaaccggacggggcggacagcagacctcgccagaaagaacgccccagagacggatgccacgcatgtgaatgcgcatgaagccagtgaactcggtgtagttagtaccatcgaagatcaccggacagcgagggacagcaACATAGCCCGACGCAGCAGACATTTTTTTTTTTGAAGAGACCCGACGGCAGGCGGAAGACCACGGGCCTGCAGGAGTCGCCGGCGAGAGATGCACCAGTAACTGGAGATTCACCACGTGAAGCCAAAGCAGTGCGCTAGCACAACGTCAAGGCATCAGCACATACACGGCCAAACAGGAGCTAGCTTGCACGGGTGGCGACTGGATCCCACGAGCGGACGTACAAGCAGCGGATTGATCTGACAGGCGCCGGCTGCTGGACAAGCCAGACTCCTGCGGGAGGAGAGCGTGTAGATCAGGAGGGCAGCGGCCGGATCCACGGGTGAACGCAGCACGCCGACGGCGCGTGACGAGGAGACCTTCGGGCGAGGATGCTTCGGCCGGATCGGAACAGGGCAGCCGGGATCTAGCACGAGTTGCGGCGTGCGAAAAAGAAACCCtagagctctaataccatgttaggaaagcAACTTGTATTatcatgaggccataggccgatatatatatacatgtacaggtgtggaacatatgcaggaaaccccttatacaacggaataaatacaaaggggtacatgacttatattataactctaacaagattaacatgttccaacaaggctTGGTCCAAAGTTGCACCCAGATACTTGGGTGCTGTTGCCTCTTGCAGCTGCTTGATGAGTAATGGCATTAATGTAAAACCAAGTTGCTTCTAATTTGTATTGCTCATGTATAGCTAAATCAAATAATTTCAAGATTATGCCCATTACTCTATTCTGACATGTATGTTAATTATGGCAGTCTGAAATAGCAAAGCACAGTGATGTGGTGGTGATGTCTAGCGATGGGCCTCTCGGTACTTACGTCAACAATCATGGGTACGTGCATGCAACGATTACTGTGAACAATGCAACGGGGCTTGCTCTCGAGGGGGAACCCACAGAAGAACACAGCTGGTTTCCAGGGTATGGGCCTTCTTCACGACTCTTGTTTATCTTCCAGTCGCCTCCGTGTTTATTGTACGATCTTTGAATGTGAGATCAAACCATAAGCACATTTGTCTTGCTATATATATGTGCAGATACGCTTGGACTATCGCGTCGTGCGTGCCCTGCGGTTCCAACATAGGCTGGCGGTTCAGTACCACCAAGAGGCATCTGCACCCGAAATCCTTCTGGGGGATCCGCAGCTCCCAGATCGCGGATGTTGTAGATGTAGAACAACAGCAGGAGGAAGAATGATATGCCGCCCTCCGTGTACAGCCAACCCTGCCTTGACTTGTGTCGTCTTCTTCCGTTTCCGCAGACATAGAACCTCTCTTGTTTTTCTAGCCTAGCCCCATATATACCCGCCTTTCGCCCTCAGAGTGGTAGCCAGTGAAGTTCCTGGGAGACTAGCGAACCTATCTTCTTGACTGTGTTGTGTGTACCGTAGTCCGTTTCAGAAATTTTCTGAGATGCACCTAGGCTGGATAATAAGTTTTCCGGATGCTAAACAAAGCATGCCTGTGGAAGTCTGTCTGTACTTAAATAAGTGCGTTATGTTGGAAAAAGAAGTCTAGCTCCATTTGAGATGATGATGCTTGGAAATGTCAAATGTGGCTGCTGTGCAGATCTGGGCAAGTGCGTGCGGCTTCGTGGAGAAGAAAGTATAAAGGCTGCACTTGCCATACCCTGTACGGTAATGCAGTAGAGTATATATCGGTGTAGTGGGGAAGTGGCCCTGATACCTGAGTGAATGAGTGGTAGCTCCACAATTTACCCCATCACCATGCTTGGTAGCACCGAGCTGGATGGATGCAGCAGGGTCGCCGGCCCAGCTGAGCTAGCGCAAGTGGGGAGTAGCCAATGCATATGGAGCGTGTAGTGTCGGTTTGCTCCAGCCAGTATCTATGGAACCGGTAGCGATTCGGCCGGTATTGCAATACCGCTTTTCCTTCTGTAAAAGCGAGAGAGACCTGACGCTCACGGGCGGCACAAGCTGACAGTAGGAGAGAGGGGGAACCAACAGTGACAGAGAATGTGCGCTTCCCTGCGCCTGCATGTTGATTGCATTTACGGACGCACAGAGATCACTTGATTGACGCTACTAATACGAGGTATGGGTGGCTGTAATATAACTGTGTAAAGCTGCAAGGATGGTGCAGACTGTACTTGATGGCGAGCATGCCCAATTGCTCAATTGCCTACTCACTCATTCCCGTACgacttttatgtatggttggttggGAATCGACGCGCATGCAATGCAGCGCAGCTCGGTCGACGCCGGGCAACCCACCAGCGCTGGATATCTTCTTCCCGGAAGTGGAAATGCTGGCAAATCCGTTTCAGAAAACACTGTTTTCGGTCATTATATAGTTTATTACTGGAAGAAAAGGTGTGTCTACTAGCAGCGCTCATCACCCACGAGAGCCACGTCGGAGGTCGTGATGCCGCCACGGAATGGAACCAGGGTGCGTGGCAACACTGCTCAAAACAAAGTAAACCACGGGGCCGCGGTTAGCCACCGTAAGTACGTACAAGGCTGGTTTGCCTTTCCGGATAGGACACTGGGAGACAGAGGCGAACGAAGGGCAAGACGAAGACGAACGAGCgcacatgcatgtggtgcatgcaCCCCCGTGGCCGCCGCGCACAGCACAAGCGCCGCTCTGCTAGATGCGCGCGCACGCCCACGCCCACACTAGAGCCAACCAGCACGAACAGCGGGCTCTGCTCCTGCTCGTGCTCGTGAGCTGTGTCATTCCATCGTTCCTTCGGAACAGGGCGCCCGTGATCTCCTTAAATTCCCCCCGCTCCCCGATTAAACCTGACACACCCCCTTGTAGCCTTGCACCCAGCTAGCTGCCGGTGAGGTGAGTGACCACCGCGACAGCCAACAGCACCCATCGGCTGCTGCCATTGGCGTACGTGCGTGCAGCGCATTGTCGCGGCAATGGCGGTGTCGGCGTCGTCGTCGGGGGTGCGGGCGCGGGCGAGGTTGCTGGCGTGCGTGGCCGTGGCGGCGCTGCTGCTGCTCGCGCCGGGCGACGTGGACGCCGGCCGGCATGGGcacgggcgggggcgggggcgcggGAGCGGGAGCGTGGCACACAGGCATACCAAGGGCCTGCGGCCGGGGAAGGCGATGGCGGCGAGGCCGTACCCGGCGAacgcgacggcggcggaggcgatcgAGCGGAGGTTCACGCGGTGGGTGTGGTTCATGGGCGGGCTTGACCACAGCGTGTTCCAGCGCGCGCTCAACCGCGCGCTGCTCCCGTCGACTCGCACGATCGTCGTGGACAGGACGCCCGGGGCGGGAGACTTCACCACCATCCAGGCCGCCGTGGACTCGCTCCCGCTCATCAACCTGATGCGCGTCGTCATCAAGGTCAATGCCGGCACCTACACGTACGTGCGTGACCTGACCTCGCTACCATACTCGTCGATCGTTCTCTTTCGGTGCTCGGCGTCTGACGATGCGGCGGTGCTGCAGGGAGAAGGTGAGCATCTCGCCGCTGCGCGGGTTCGTGACGGTGGAGGGCGCGGGCGCGGACCGGACGGTGGTGCAGTGGGGCGACACGGCGGACACGGCCGGGCCCTGGGGCCGCCCCTTCGGCACCTTCGCCTCCGCCACCTTCGCCGTCAACTCGCAGTTCTTCGTCGCCAAGAACATCACCTTCAAGGTGCGTGCGTACTCGGAAGGCTTGGCCGGCCATGGCGACATGACATCGATTGATTAATTTGTGGGTGAAACTGTGCAGAACACGGCGCCGGTGCCTCGGCCGGGCGCGCTGGGGAAGCAGGGGGTGGCGCTGCGGATATCGGCGGACAACGCGGCGTTCGTGGGGTGCAACTTCCTGGGCGCGCAGGACACGCTGTATGACCACCTGGGCCGCCACTACTACAAGGACTGCTACATCGAGGGCTCCGTCGACTTCATCTTCGGCAACGCCCTCTCCCTCTACGAGGTGCGTGCATCATCTCTTTCTCTCATTCTCCGTCTCAAGCAAGCTTGCACAGACATTCCTCTTAATTTCTCAAGCAAGCTTGCAATTCGAGTCAACAGAGTATCTTTGCTCGGCCTGACTTGTCGGTGTGTCGACTGCCACTGTACCTCCGCCCGAGCCCTGCATAGAGCACAAAGAGGTGGTGGCATGTCAGTACCCGCCGGGGCTGGGCCACAGCAGAGCATCCAGCTCCAGCGCGCATGGCCTACCAGTGTCCCACGTAGAGTCACGTACGTGTGCACGGGTCGGTCTTGAGCGTTCTCACACTGTTAAAACACAAGACAGTGTTCCTGTCACAGTGACAGTACATTCCTGGAAGGGAATAGGACGTGGCTAGTAGCACCGTGAGCCCGTGACGAATCTTTGTCCCGCCAGCAGCCCAGGCCGCCCTTCTCGCTCTGGGGCAGACACGATCTCGTTCCGTGGCAGGCACCGCTCCCGATCCATGTCGTGCCGTGGCTGGCGCCCGTGCCCATGCCATGCTGCGAGACACGATCTCGTTCCGTGGCAGGCACCGCTCCCGATCCATGTCGTGCCGTGGCTGGCGCCCGTGCCCATGCCATGCTGCGAGACACGATCTCGTCCCGTGGCGGATGGATGCTGCCTGCATGCATGCTGGGTCGCGGCCTCCCGTACGTATCCGTCTCGTTTCTGTTCGTCCGCCGTGCATGCTGGGACAAGACAAGATAGAAGGGAATGTAGATTTCCATTAATTAATGGCGGTTTTGGTTCTTGATGGCAGTGAGCCATTGTCGCGCCGCTTGTATCGTTGCGGAATGTAGCTTTCTGCTGGCGGCAGGTTCCCCGGCCCCTCCATCTAGGGCTTGGCCCCAGGTGCCGGCGGCTAGCTCCGGCCCGTGACGGAGGAGCTGGCTGGCTAGTTGGTGCCGTGCCTATCTATCTGCTTGCCCTTAGCTTAATTAGCTCGACATAAAACTTTGGTAGCCAATCAGTCAGTCACTAGCTAAGCTAACCTGGGCGTCCATGGCATGGCGGCATGCGTTTTGGGGAATGCATACAGGGTTGCCACGTGCACGCGATCTCGCCGCACTACGGGGCGCTGACGGCGCAGAACCGGCGGAGCATGCTGGACGACACGGGGTTCTCCTTCCTCAACTGCCGGGTGACGGGGTCGGGGGCGCTCTACCTGGGCCGCGCCTGGGGCACCTTCTCCCGCGTCGTCTTCGCCTACACCTACATGGACAACATCATCATCCCCCGCGGCTGGTACAACTGGGGCGACCCAACGCGAGAGATGTACGTCTCTCCCTCTCTTCTGAATGCCATCTATGTTCCTCTGGCGCAAGTGCAACTGGGCTGACGTCTTTTCTTGTTGGATGCGCAGGACGGTGTTCTACGGGCAGTACAAGTGCTCGGGGCCGGGGGCCAACCACGCCGGCAGGGTGGACTGGTCCCGGGAGCTCACCGACGAGGAGGCCAAGCCATTCATCTCCCTCAGCTTCATCGACGGCCTCGAGTGGCTCAGGTTGTAGCAGCGGCCGGATCCAGGCAGGGGCAACCGCAAGTTAATGAGTAATGACTAGCAGCAGAGTAACTTGGTTTGGCTGCAGCATTTGCAGCTGAATCCATGACGAGCACGCATGGCCATCTCCGGCCTCCGGCTccttttttttttggcttttagAAGTGGGATGTGAATCACACCACATCGGTTCGTTTTAACAGTTGTTGTGAGCTCTGACGAACACAGCAAACAGTGGCATGCACCTTGTGTTCTCTGTCCAGTGATACTTGTGATTTTTTGTAAGAAAAAAACAGTCGTGACGAGAAAGACTCAAAAGagacacactagtgcagaaccgggcaatagcatcggttcgtaaggccctttagtgtcggtttgtAACCGGCGCTAAActgtaggcactaaagccccccccccctagtattggttcaacacgaaccggtgttaaagggcaaccacgtggcacgagtcagcttcgggggcagggagccctttagtaccggttggtgtcaccaacctgtattaaaatgttggggggttttgggtttttatgatttctttttcatttaattttgtgttttccatttgattatttttcgtttgctggtattttacgatactacatattgtacatgttatgcatatatataaatagaatttctaatagaaccgatcataatatatatatatatatatatatcatcgaatgtctgacaaccaccattaattaattcacacacacacacacacacacacatatatatatacaatttctcctaatttgtgccttcggagccagtgacaTTAGCCTatagctaattggtgccttcggagcacgataacaattggaagtggttcatgggggcggtagcgggtaatagtattctcctttgggatctatgacctggtcgagcaaaaatcccgctatttcctcttaaattgcttctatgcggtccggtgctaggagcttgtcccgcacctctttgaactgttaagaaggaaatcaatatgcatgtgtattagttgtgtgactaaatatcgataatggtgtaaaaattgtgaatagtgttttgacaatcgatatcgtacccactcctgtctttgagatttgctcctttcggatgccatcatgcgaatgttctcgcaaacgtagtatgcacatagatcattccccggcgcctgcttcagggcctttacgagaatggaatttgattagaTAATAATAAGCATGCTAATTAAAGAGATgacagctagctagtactacttaattacttaacttgggtcgataccatttcagactttgtttccatgggcctggagtgaccctgatgaactttgcccaagccttgcccaccgacaaagaaaatgaataaatgggttattaaatagttgttattaggaaatgacgaactaattaaataggccgagatatagttaataatgattgaaattacctgttgactatcccttTCACGAtagtgtagtcacttgctttcttaagtagtgagtctagtacttcaaccgttccttcatcaactttaatgattaacaagatccagtgaaatctgcatgcacacacgtttggaTGTCTTAATTAAGTGGACATATGTAAacaaaaacatgtagctatagctagtagggaaaaacagaatttgtagtacaaaatagtgtgaCTCACTAGAAGTTGTAAGGAACTAGTATATCTTCATTGAATTTGAGTTtcttgaagaactgtagcatgctttcctctacacttttttcgtgatatggatc
Proteins encoded in this window:
- the LOC123063560 gene encoding probable pectinesterase 53; protein product: MAVSASSSGVRARARLLACVAVAALLLLAPGDVDAGRHGHGRGRGRGSGSVAHRHTKGLRPGKAMAARPYPANATAAEAIERRFTRWVWFMGGLDHSVFQRALNRALLPSTRTIVVDRTPGAGDFTTIQAAVDSLPLINLMRVVIKVNAGTYTEKVSISPLRGFVTVEGAGADRTVVQWGDTADTAGPWGRPFGTFASATFAVNSQFFVAKNITFKNTAPVPRPGALGKQGVALRISADNAAFVGCNFLGAQDTLYDHLGRHYYKDCYIEGSVDFIFGNALSLYEGCHVHAISPHYGALTAQNRRSMLDDTGFSFLNCRVTGSGALYLGRAWGTFSRVVFAYTYMDNIIIPRGWYNWGDPTREMTVFYGQYKCSGPGANHAGRVDWSRELTDEEAKPFISLSFIDGLEWLRL